One Brassica napus cultivar Da-Ae chromosome C2, Da-Ae, whole genome shotgun sequence DNA window includes the following coding sequences:
- the LOC125582081 gene encoding uncharacterized protein LOC125582081 has translation MMEKITMLVEDIKNLKEKAYVNIHTDVANSNDHNSIAQEEDDDSSNALSWMIEKKINSQDGLPIQCVVKKEKKTSKAMETKVCKTIDVKKKGKKDEVPLKKVKKEKAIVIPELNDISISSKDSQQHLQWEKSEKCREAIEALTSILEEPTRRRKPQLTKTQQWPFVGNSTVKRIITGVTPSTVSYDPFAKVESQKLTKVMDFIKRDLAQEESGYGEFRAKFYLKIMVPRNVWPTENYGWLCDSVSFSNLIMWLH, from the exons atgatggagaagattacCATGTTGGTGGAAGACATAAAGAATCTGAAAGAGAAGGCTTATGTAAACATTCATACTGATGTGGCTAACTCCAATGATCACAACTCCATTGCGcaagaagaggatgatgattCTAGCAATGCCTTG TCATGGATGATTGAGAAGAAGATAAATTCACAAGATGGTTTACCAATTCAGTGTGTTGTTAAGAAGGAGAAAAAAACAAGTAAGGCTATGGAGACGAAGGTGTGTAAGACCATTGATGtgaaaaagaaaggaaagaaagatgaagtgCCACTGAAGAAAGTGAAGAAGGAAAAAGCAATTGTCATCCCAGAACTGAATGACATATCCATCTCTTCAAAAGACTCGCAGCAGCATTTGCAGTGGGAAAAGAGTGAAAAGTGTAGAGAAGCGATCGAAGCACTTACTTCAATTTTGGAGGAGCCTACACGTAGAAGAAAACCACAGTTGACGAAGACTCAGCAATGGCCGTTCGTAGGGAATTCAACTGTCAAGCGTATAATCACTGGTGTCACTCCATCTACTGTGTCTTATGACCCATTTGCTAAGGTCGAGTCACAGAAATTGACGAAAGTTATGGACTTCATTAAGCGAGATTT ggCCCAAGAGGAATCTGGCTATGGTGAGTTTAGAGCTAAGTTTTACTTAAAGATAATGGTGCCAAGAAATGTCTGGCCAACTGAAAATTACGGCTGGCTGTGTGATTCAGTGAGTTTTTCTAATCTGATTATGTGGCTTCACTAG
- the LOC111203197 gene encoding uncharacterized protein LOC111203197 translates to METKVCKTIDVNKKGKKDEVPLKKVKKEKAIVIPELNDISISSKDWQQHLQWEKSEKCREAIEALTSILVEPTRRRKPQLTKTQQWPFVGNSTVKRIITGVTPSTVSYDPFAKVESQKLTKVMDFIKRDLAQEESGYGEFSAKFYLKIMVPRNVWPTENYGWLCDSVSFSNLIMWLH, encoded by the exons ATGGAGACGAAGGTGTGTAAGACCATTGATGTGAAtaagaaaggaaagaaagatgaagtgCCACTAAAGAAAGTGAAGAAGGAAAAAGCAATTGTGATCCCAGAACTGAATGACATATCCATCTCTTCAAAAGACTGGCAGCAGCATTTGCAGTGGGAAAAGAGTGAAAAGTGTAGAGAAGCGATCGAAGCACTTACTTCAATTTTGGTGGAGCCTACACGTAGAAGAAAACCCCAGTTGACGAAGACTCAGCAATGGCCGTTCGTAGGGAATTCAACTGTCAAGCGTATAATCACTGGTGTCACTCCATCTACTGTGTCTTATGACCCATTTGCTAAGGTCGAGTCACAGAAATTGACGAAAGTTATGGACTTCATTAAGCGAGATTT ggCCCAAGAGGAATCTGGCTATGGTGAGTTTAGCGCTAAGTTTTACTTAAAGATAATGGTGCCAAGAAATGTCTGGCCAACTGAAAATTACGGCTGGCTGTGTGATTCAGTGAGTTTTTCTAATCTGATTATGTGGCTTCACTAG
- the LOC106378272 gene encoding uncharacterized protein LOC106378272 translates to MFIDNERGNILVAANEDTRFEDFVKIILEDYGVDFAENDLDLRYVLPKRNLQKQSNDTPPVKIGNDRQFHAFLGLCKVENVRVCVEFKVKKNVGERAVEDQKQPLERDDLLCEDEEDTDEEGDRFDYCDDSDGATSDDENFSTYGLPPNHVEEAPGSCTNMIYARLLKTQERESPKSIDDLRSFKFAVGQSYDSKDELETRLKIHSVVKRFDFDVDRSTTKLFRVKCWLAGCTWNLRASPVGESSKFTIRVYVDEHTCSVTERSSRSRQATPEILGLLCKDYVGGVESSVLPRHVSSAMNLSFGTKMDYWKARHTLIAARDLVMGSSQNGYQELPTYLQMIRMSNRGTLTQLEVDTKNRFKYLFLAFGASIAGFPFMRKIVVVDGTFLQGKYKGTLLIATSQDDKFQIFPIAFAVVDTENDESWTWFFRQLSRVIPDDAGLALISDRHKSIEKAIAVGKIPTSNVLKVQAIDSHQSQVTGVSSLHVVNLIEKTCSCRRFDLEKLPCAHAIAAAEARKISRISLCHRYYRK, encoded by the exons ATGTTTATCG ATAATGAGCGAGGGAACATATTGGTTGCTGCTAATGAAGACACTCGATTTGAAGATTTTGTGAAAATCATACTTGAGGATTACGGAGTAGATTTTGCAGAAAACGATTTGGACCTGAGGTACGTTTTGCCGAAGCGGAATCTACAAAAACAAAGCAACGATACACCACCTGTGAAAATAGGAAATGATCGGCAGTTTCATGCATTCTTGGGTCTTTGCAAAGTTGAGAATGTTCGAGTATGTGTAGAgtttaaagtgaaaaaaaatgTTGGGGAAAGAGCTGTCGAAGATCAGAAACAACCCTTAGAAAGAGATGACCTGTTGTgtgaagacgaagaagataCAGACGAAGAGGGTGATCGATTTGATTACTGTGATGATTCTGATGGAGCGACATCCGATGATGAAAACTTTTCTACATACGGTCTTCCACCAAACCATGTAGAAGAAGCCCCGGGATCTTGCACCAATATGATTTATGCTAGACTCCTTAAAACACAAGAAAGAGAGTCTCCAAAGAGTATTGATGATTTGCGCTCATTCAAATTTGCAGTGGGGCAAAGTTACGATTCAAAAGATGAATTGGAGACACGTCTGAAGATACATTCGGTTGTCAAACGTTTCGATTTTGATGTGGATAGATCTACAACAAAATTGTTTCGTGTTAAATGTTGGTTAGCAGGTTGTACGTGGAATCTTAGAGCTTCCCCAGTAGGTGAGTCTTCAAAGTTTACTATCCGAGTATATGTAGATGAACATACCTGCTCTGTAACAGAACGTTCATCTCGTTCCCGACAAGCTACCCCTGAAATTCTTGGACTCTTGTGCAAAGACTATGTTGGTGGGGTTGAATCATCTGTTTTGCCACGTCATGTTTCTAGTGCTATGAATTTGAGCTTTGGAACCAAG ATGGATTACTGGAAAGCTCGCCATACACTTATAGCTGCTAGAGATCTCGTAATGGGTTCTTCACAGAATGGATATCAGGAATTACCTACTTACCTGCAGATGATTAGAATGTCAAATCGAGGAACTTTAACTCAACTGGAAGTTGATACAAAAAACAGATTTAAATACTTATTCCTTGCATTCGGCGCTAGCATTGCTGGCTTTCCATTTATGAGGAAGATTGTGGTGGTTGATGGAACGTTTTTGCAAGGGAAATACAAAGGAACGCTTCTGATTGCAACATCACAGGATGATAAATTTCAAATCTTTCCAATTGCGTTTGCTGTGGTTGACACAGAGAATGATGAATCATGGACATGGTTTTTCCGCCAACTCAGCCGTGTGATACCAGATGATGCAGGATTGGCGTTAATCTCTGACAGGCACAAGTCAATAGAGAAAGCTATTGCAGTG GGCAAGATACCTACTTCTAATGTACTAAAGGTTCAAGCAATAGACAGCCATCAATCACAAGTGACAGGAGTCTCATCATTACATGTTGTAAATCTGATTGAGAAGACATGTTCTTGCCGTAGATTTGATTTGGAGAAGCTACCATGTGCCCATGCTATAGCCGCCGCGGAAGCTAGAAAGATATCACGTATATCACTTTGTCACCGTTACTATCGGAAGTAG
- the LOC106376719 gene encoding protein TIFY 11B: protein MSNGKAPEKSSFSLRCSLFSRYLKEKGSFGNIDIGLARKLDLELAGKSDLSGQQNEIKKADISETRPFDLSQKVSVGEVSTSSGGNPRFVDLSEPASVVPEPGNSQLTIFFRGKVMVYDEFPEDKAKEIMEAAREAAHHVSTDSKNTQNLDMNVNNKSNVVIPDLNEPSTSGTNNDDHQTGQQHQVVERIARRASLHRFFAKRKDRAVARAPYQVNQSGGHLPPKPQKVGPSVEPGQPSRQPETPSKPKRHNDVSMEVDGEGRCSEDLELKL, encoded by the exons ATGTCGAACGGAAAAGCACCGGAGAAGTCTAGTTTTTCCCTGAGATGTAGTTTGTTCAGCCGCTACTTGAAGGAGAAGGGTAGTTTTGGGAATATTGATATAGGGTTGGCTCGGAAACTCGATCTTGAACTCGCCGGAAAATCCGATCTCAGTG gaCAACAAAATGAGATAAAGAAGGCAGACATTTCAGAAACCAGACCCTTCGATTTGTCTCAGAAGGTTTCAGTAGGTGAAGTCTCTACTTCTTCCGGAGGCAATCCCAGATTTGTGGATCTAAG CGAACCAGCAAGTGTAGTACCGGAACCTGGAAATTCCCAGTTAACCATATTCTTCCGCGGAAAAGTTATGGTTTACGACGAGTTTCCTGAAGACAAAGCAAAGGAGATAATGGAAGCAGCGAGAGAAGCAGCACATCATGTTTCTACTGATTCAAAGAACACTCAGAATCTAGACATGAACGTCAACAACAAAAGCAACGTTGTGATTCCTGATCTGAACGAGCCAAGTACTTCCGGGACCAACAACGATGATCATCAAACAGGACAGCAACATCAAGTCGTGGAACGCATTGCAAGAAGAGCCTCTCTTCATCGTTTCTTTGCTAAACGAAAAGACAG GGCTGTGGCTAGAGCTCCGTATCAAGTGAATCAAAGTGGTGGTCATCTTCCTCCCAAGCCACAAAAGGTTGGTCCATCGGTAGAGCCAGGACAACCCTCGCGACAGCCTGAGACTCCCTCAAAACCAAAGAGACATAACGATGTGTCGATGGAAGTGGACGGAGAAGGAAGGTGTTCAGAAGATCTCGAACTCAAGCTTTAG